In Candidatus Aquicultor sp., the following proteins share a genomic window:
- a CDS encoding tetratricopeptide repeat protein, with product MVKESKRPTLNNTLLVAGIVVLVLALGVTAIIVNNNANDSISAKEAAAAKAKGLELYRQGKWDSALSELKKAVDGNPNDMTAQFKLAFSYEQKGMLDDAFKRYEEILKLNKSSADAHYSIGRILVEKRDLDKGIAELETATKLNPSFTSAHAALADAYFQKNQYANALATYTKLEKLIGKNDTLYLSRIHTAKGQILKQGGKDDEARREFTLAVQLDKNNKEAAAALK from the coding sequence ATGGTTAAAGAGAGCAAGCGACCTACTTTAAACAATACTTTGCTTGTAGCAGGTATTGTCGTTCTAGTATTAGCGCTCGGTGTTACAGCAATAATCGTGAATAATAATGCGAATGATTCGATCTCTGCTAAAGAAGCTGCCGCCGCAAAAGCAAAAGGGCTTGAGTTGTACCGTCAAGGTAAGTGGGATAGCGCCCTTAGTGAACTGAAAAAAGCGGTTGATGGCAACCCCAACGATATGACGGCTCAGTTCAAACTTGCCTTTTCTTACGAGCAAAAAGGTATGCTAGATGATGCTTTTAAGCGGTACGAGGAAATACTTAAGCTTAACAAAAGCTCTGCCGATGCCCATTATAGTATAGGTCGTATTCTCGTTGAGAAAAGAGACCTCGATAAAGGTATCGCCGAGCTCGAAACGGCCACCAAGCTTAACCCAAGTTTTACAAGCGCTCATGCTGCGCTCGCTGATGCATACTTTCAGAAAAACCAGTATGCGAACGCGTTAGCAACGTATACCAAGCTTGAGAAGCTTATTGGAAAAAACGATACGCTCTATTTGTCTCGGATACATACCGCCAAAGGTCAGATTTTAAAGCAGGGCGGTAAAGATGACGAAGCCAGGCGTGAATTTACCTTGGCTGTACAACTAGATAAGAATAATAAGGAGGCTGCTGCGGCCTTGAAGTAG
- a CDS encoding cytochrome c3 family protein, which produces MRVICKSLILALATLILSLITIQVAAAGIIPIGPFGGYNEPPKYTSAPKGPHGGYTTTSSKCKDCHAVHLATGSYMLTRGNSRDETCKYCHDNSAIAGVEVVLNERGHGLNATETATSTTTVTAPDDTTPPYSITSAKWGCLECHSVHDNQTVKLADLNSTKLLKSNPNPGKNYLYYKPIAGETSQTVSYWCSACHNANLGSHKDPKQVIIDGVTTTVYGHDSSGGGYLTDTVTGFALVDPDNVLTNTPTGIITGPATDTASNLSGNHGPTCKQCHTADGGTFPHSSIAPNMLKSSTDTNSVTSLNALDVICTSCHNTSSLP; this is translated from the coding sequence ATGCGTGTAATTTGTAAATCGCTCATTCTCGCCCTTGCAACTCTTATTCTTTCATTAATTACAATACAAGTAGCTGCGGCGGGTATCATCCCAATAGGTCCATTCGGCGGCTACAATGAACCCCCGAAATATACCAGTGCTCCAAAAGGGCCGCATGGCGGTTATACAACAACATCAAGTAAGTGCAAAGATTGCCATGCCGTTCACCTGGCAACGGGCAGCTACATGCTAACCAGGGGCAACTCTCGCGACGAGACGTGCAAGTACTGTCATGATAACTCCGCAATCGCCGGTGTCGAGGTTGTGCTCAACGAGCGCGGCCATGGCCTTAATGCCACAGAGACGGCAACTTCTACCACAACCGTCACCGCACCGGATGACACCACCCCGCCGTATTCGATTACATCGGCAAAATGGGGATGTTTAGAATGCCACTCGGTGCATGATAACCAAACCGTAAAGCTTGCCGATTTGAACTCGACAAAACTGCTTAAATCAAACCCAAATCCCGGCAAGAATTACCTGTATTACAAACCGATAGCTGGCGAGACTTCACAAACCGTCTCATACTGGTGTTCTGCATGCCATAACGCCAACCTCGGAAGCCATAAAGACCCTAAACAGGTTATCATCGATGGCGTCACAACAACGGTATACGGTCACGACTCATCCGGCGGCGGCTATTTAACCGATACGGTTACCGGATTTGCGCTAGTCGATCCGGATAATGTTTTGACGAATACACCAACGGGTATTATAACCGGTCCGGCTACGGATACGGCGAGCAATCTGAGCGGCAACCATGGCCCGACGTGCAAACAATGCCACACGGCTGATGGCGGCACGTTCCCTCATTCGTCGATAGCGCCGAACATGCTCAAATCTAGCACCGATACCAATTCGGTCACTAGTTTGAACGCACTCGATGTCATCTGTACGTCGTGTCACAATACAAGTTCGCTCCCATAA
- a CDS encoding 6-bladed beta-propeller: MQRISLRSFLITLLVILVIMTLILLYLYYILSQPPGMPAYQTRQLKPLFSIYGFGTKEEQMLYRPTDVSFDTEGNIYIADTGRARILEFRSSGQFIRKIGKKGLNAGELIEPVGVTVAKDGRIFVADKALNKVVVYNNDGRFKREFRVMYPIKPLIANGKLYLTTYGHVITYDLEGRKLSEWAQKGRKEGYVDSPTGIAVNKNGSVYVSDTLNLRLEAFSREGDLLWVKGQPAKDIKAQNRTFGLPCGLTIDDKNRLFLIDAFDNAIRVLNTNGKQIAVLGKEGSREGQLKLPSGIAYDQNGIFAVADKFNDRVQIVKIIIE, encoded by the coding sequence ATGCAACGAATCAGTTTACGCAGTTTTCTCATAACGCTTTTAGTCATACTCGTAATAATGACTTTGATACTGCTGTATTTGTACTATATCCTGTCGCAGCCACCGGGCATGCCGGCATATCAAACGCGGCAGCTAAAACCCCTCTTCAGTATATACGGCTTCGGTACAAAAGAAGAACAAATGCTGTATCGCCCGACGGATGTCTCGTTTGACACCGAGGGCAACATCTATATTGCCGATACAGGTCGTGCCCGCATACTTGAATTCCGTTCATCGGGGCAGTTTATTAGAAAGATCGGGAAGAAGGGGCTCAATGCGGGCGAGCTCATTGAGCCGGTAGGCGTAACAGTGGCAAAAGACGGCCGCATCTTTGTTGCCGATAAAGCCCTTAATAAAGTCGTCGTTTACAACAATGACGGGCGCTTTAAGCGCGAGTTCCGGGTTATGTACCCGATCAAACCGCTCATAGCCAACGGCAAGCTTTATCTAACAACATATGGTCATGTCATTACGTACGATCTCGAAGGGCGCAAGCTCTCGGAATGGGCGCAAAAAGGGCGCAAGGAAGGTTACGTCGATTCACCGACAGGTATCGCGGTTAATAAAAACGGCAGCGTGTACGTCTCCGACACCCTCAACTTGCGTTTAGAAGCCTTCTCACGGGAAGGCGACCTGCTCTGGGTGAAAGGTCAGCCTGCGAAAGATATCAAAGCGCAAAACAGGACGTTTGGCCTGCCCTGCGGCTTGACCATCGATGATAAGAACCGCTTGTTCCTGATAGATGCGTTCGATAACGCCATTCGCGTGTTGAATACAAACGGCAAGCAAATTGCCGTGCTCGGCAAAGAAGGCTCGCGCGAAGGGCAACTTAAGCTACCATCCGGTATTGCATACGACCAAAACGGCATATTTGCTGTCGCCGATAAATTTAACGACCGGGTTCAAATCGTAAAAATTATTATCGAGTAA
- a CDS encoding tetratricopeptide repeat protein produces the protein MTSDKDTDFRDVLTRDFDTETIDNPQTGEKVSLWLALSIIFLLIVVFGVSALIVQRVYFKPPVIRTAVERDLIRYTDAIKQNPRDAESYVGLAGVYLEIEQPRKAIDALNTAISLKPRSWNAHFEMGMALDANGQTSDAVGHFWQAAAIDPNNELSHYQLGRLYEKQRLYGQAIQAYKDTLRINPTLSDAHYYLGSCYEKTNKRGLAKQEYREALKYVDNYPEAEKALKRLE, from the coding sequence ATGACATCGGATAAAGATACTGATTTTCGTGATGTTTTAACAAGAGACTTCGATACGGAAACCATCGATAACCCCCAGACAGGGGAAAAAGTCAGTCTGTGGCTGGCTCTCTCCATCATTTTTTTACTCATCGTTGTGTTCGGTGTGTCGGCGCTTATCGTTCAACGCGTCTACTTTAAGCCGCCGGTCATCCGCACAGCTGTTGAACGCGATCTTATTCGCTATACCGATGCTATCAAACAAAATCCACGAGACGCCGAATCATATGTCGGGTTGGCCGGCGTTTACCTTGAAATCGAGCAACCGCGCAAGGCTATCGATGCGCTCAATACCGCGATCAGCCTCAAGCCGCGATCGTGGAATGCGCACTTTGAGATGGGGATGGCACTGGATGCTAACGGGCAGACCAGCGATGCCGTCGGTCACTTCTGGCAAGCAGCTGCGATTGACCCAAATAATGAACTCTCACATTACCAGCTTGGCAGGCTCTATGAAAAGCAGCGACTCTACGGCCAGGCTATACAAGCATACAAGGACACCCTACGAATTAACCCGACGCTCTCTGACGCACATTACTACCTGGGTTCCTGCTACGAAAAAACAAATAAGCGGGGGCTTGCGAAGCAGGAATATCGTGAAGCTCTCAAATATGTCGATAATTATCCTGAAGCCGAAAAGGCTTTAAAAAGGCTGGAGTAG
- a CDS encoding O-antigen ligase family protein, translated as MLGFVAIYPLLANPFAAPVFGLPKLVFLMVTAIMLCAIWLDSLIKNGSREIPRSNLRMPIILFFGVALISSMQSVHPLTSLFGQYGRWEGLISITCYIVLYCAAFRAARNERAFGLIIATMLASALLVSVIAIIEHFWTNPFLLISKVYCGAGYGQPNVYEVGRSMATFGSTTFLATYLALVLPLAGAVIAGRKRTAAVQGTLYALFMLAAAALLLSYGRAAWIGVVLAFMLLGWLQRDIIRHYLAPTAILVGVIITTLIIIQSFGGVYSPIDRVASIFDKASSLTRVQMWDAALPLVAHNPLLGSGPDTFKYVFGIYKPQGWVEHFANPLIDKAHNDALQLAVTHGLLGLLPYLWLFTGFIWLGARRVRSLEDQRARWIAAGLISAAFAYMVDVQFSFSHFSTAPFFWLFLGFGSALLNTDTRSAPVSFSLSTERQTYARALIAVAVTCLAVLAAFPLVADIYFSKAQNLRSAGRVSEAIDPYRRAITFNRYEPLYELALAETYFKRANTTRDDRYLQAGSTAFAEAARLNPIDEQVYFRAGVAYLAAGRLGWPGYLQKAISVYKQGLMLNPVMVDAYTDIGVAYATLGDYDSAIQSWTDALGIEPNNDRIYFNLGWTYKQKGQIPLAKKAFLKAYQLNPKMTDAKAAYDRL; from the coding sequence TTGCTTGGCTTTGTCGCCATCTATCCTCTTCTTGCCAATCCTTTTGCCGCACCGGTGTTTGGCCTGCCAAAACTCGTATTCCTTATGGTCACAGCAATCATGCTGTGTGCAATTTGGCTCGACTCGCTGATTAAGAACGGTTCTCGCGAGATACCGCGTTCGAACCTGCGAATGCCCATTATTCTTTTCTTTGGAGTCGCGCTTATATCGAGCATGCAATCGGTTCACCCGCTAACTTCGCTATTCGGACAATACGGTCGCTGGGAAGGCCTTATATCGATCACGTGCTATATCGTGTTGTACTGCGCAGCATTCCGCGCAGCGCGCAACGAACGTGCTTTTGGATTAATCATCGCCACCATGCTGGCGTCGGCCTTGCTGGTTTCAGTTATCGCCATTATCGAGCACTTCTGGACAAACCCATTTCTTCTGATCAGTAAGGTCTACTGCGGTGCCGGATACGGGCAGCCCAATGTCTATGAGGTCGGTCGCAGTATGGCTACGTTCGGCAGCACGACGTTTCTCGCTACATACCTGGCGCTCGTTCTCCCACTTGCCGGCGCGGTAATTGCAGGTCGCAAGCGTACGGCTGCGGTTCAGGGCACGCTGTACGCCCTCTTCATGCTCGCAGCGGCCGCGCTGCTTCTTTCCTACGGGCGGGCCGCCTGGATCGGCGTTGTTCTGGCATTTATGCTCCTCGGTTGGCTTCAGCGGGACATTATCAGGCACTACTTAGCACCCACAGCAATCCTTGTCGGCGTTATCATTACCACCCTTATCATTATCCAATCTTTTGGGGGCGTGTATTCCCCTATCGACCGTGTAGCCTCTATCTTTGATAAGGCAAGTTCGCTTACCAGGGTTCAGATGTGGGATGCGGCGCTTCCGCTGGTTGCGCACAACCCGTTGCTCGGTTCAGGACCGGATACTTTTAAATATGTGTTTGGCATCTATAAACCCCAGGGTTGGGTCGAACATTTTGCGAATCCGCTTATCGACAAGGCACATAACGATGCCCTGCAACTCGCAGTTACGCATGGTTTGCTAGGGCTTCTTCCCTACTTATGGTTATTCACCGGTTTTATCTGGCTGGGGGCGCGGCGCGTACGCTCCCTCGAAGATCAGCGCGCGCGCTGGATCGCCGCAGGCCTCATCAGCGCTGCGTTTGCCTATATGGTCGATGTGCAGTTTAGTTTCAGCCACTTTTCAACCGCACCGTTTTTCTGGCTCTTTCTCGGATTCGGAAGTGCTCTGCTCAACACAGATACGCGGTCAGCACCGGTATCCTTCTCGCTTTCGACAGAACGGCAGACGTACGCACGCGCCCTCATTGCGGTCGCTGTGACCTGTCTTGCAGTGCTCGCAGCATTCCCGCTCGTTGCAGATATATATTTTTCAAAGGCACAAAATTTACGATCGGCCGGTCGGGTCTCTGAGGCTATCGATCCCTACCGGCGCGCAATAACGTTTAATCGCTATGAGCCGTTATATGAGCTCGCGCTTGCCGAAACGTATTTCAAACGTGCAAATACAACAAGAGACGACCGGTATCTGCAAGCTGGTTCAACCGCATTTGCTGAAGCGGCGCGACTCAACCCGATTGACGAGCAGGTATATTTTAGGGCGGGAGTGGCCTACCTTGCAGCCGGCCGACTAGGGTGGCCGGGTTATTTGCAAAAAGCGATCTCGGTCTATAAACAAGGGTTAATGCTAAACCCGGTGATGGTCGATGCATATACAGATATCGGCGTGGCCTATGCCACGCTCGGTGATTACGATAGTGCGATTCAGTCCTGGACGGATGCTCTTGGAATCGAGCCAAACAATGATCGTATATACTTTAACCTTGGATGGACGTATAAACAGAAAGGTCAGATCCCGCTCGCAAAGAAGGCTTTTCTCAAAGCGTACCAGCTCAATCCTAAGATGACGGATGCGAAAGCCGCATATGATCGCTTGTAA